A part of Rhodamnia argentea isolate NSW1041297 chromosome 8, ASM2092103v1, whole genome shotgun sequence genomic DNA contains:
- the LOC115744685 gene encoding 1-phosphatidylinositol-3-phosphate 5-kinase FAB1B isoform X2 has protein sequence MDAPDKTFSEFFAIIKSWIPWRSEPANVSRDFWMPDQSCRVCYDCDSQFNIINRRHHCRLCGRVFCGKCTANSVPATSTDYKASCDEWERIRVCNYCFKQWEQNLESTNNGDELPNQDFSPSPSATSFVSSKSVNTTNSGSITLGSMSQSLEPYRFVRQSSDLSSNQLSMVEECADRQGVVTSGKCKNDVVDFANHGAPYPNHYGFSMNRSDDDEDQHDLYQSDSETRHLPVENHTDSQVNLHGLGNTADSYEVDLHRVQVETEGSSVSPLHESFDSQGSNEVPQLHKKDEHLISDECEVESSLYPAEDVTSDAVDFENNGLLWLPPEPEDEEDEKERLLFDDDDDDEGDAAGEWGYLHTSGSFGSGEYRAKDRSGEEHKKVMKDVVYGHFRALIAQLLQVENLHTDEENSEDGWLEIISSLSWEAATLLKPDMSKTGGMDPGGYVKVKCIASGHRRQSMVVKGVVCKKNVAHRRMTSKIEKPRILILGGALEYQRVSNLLSSFDTLLRQEMEYLKMAVAKIDAQHPDVLLVENSVSRYALEYLLAKDISLVLNIKRPLLERIARCIGAQIIPSIDSLSAQKLGYCDKFHVERFLEEPDTAGQGGKKLTKTLMYFEGCPKPLGFTILLRGANGDELKKVKHVVQYGVFAAYHLALETSFLADERASLPELPLKSPITVALPDKSLSIERSISTIPGFMVPSNEKPQGSEAGAEPHRSNSVPSSIVSPLTSGSTAKNLEMAFSACFADGSGNLSANLINSINSFMSAPSWRKVDSDSHDSLFTLYGVSGIPEQTISEESSASNIDHPVQGDHLTDAPPIRDMESALLQQENKNLVVESGTSKEEFPPSPSDHQSILVSLSSRCVWKGTVCERSHLFRIKYYGSFDKPLGRFLRDHLFDQNYRCDQCEMPSEAHIQCYTHRQGTLTISVKKLPEILLPGERDGKIWMWHRCLQCPRSNGFPPATRRVVMSDAAWGLSFGKFLELSFSNHAAASRVASCGHSLHRDCLRFYGFGNMVACFRYASIDVHSVYLPPSKLDFSRENQEWIQKEADEVVDRAELLFSEVLNTLSQFEEKRYIEGHVPSSSELRRRIVELEGMLQQEKAEFEESLQKTLKRDVTKGQDVIDILEINRLRRRLLIQSFIWDHRLVYVSGLSSNADDGLRSLSSEEKETSFHKDETPSEVNVGPKDETVVGNSQSFRLDDRNTSLEGGFECQSEQSGDVGQDNQMGKSASSREQKQAEVPANTNASDQSESLESGTNVRRTLSEGQFPTPHNLSETLDAAWTGKNQSNMAVKKEISSVRSDSAIIDSLKGEAVAEGLGVNGYAEDLSKLKVSNSLPPFSSPKDYDDAIESVSWLGVPISIYGSFNKNILAGSQKLNMLGEYHPIYISSFRESELNGGARLLLPVGINDTVVPVYDDEPTSMIAYALVSSDYHTQLCDEAERVKDAEPVAALSSLDSMSFHSFQSFDDMTSESRSLGSGEDSMLSVSGSRSSLGLDMLSFSGSRSSQGLDPLSYTKALHAKISFSDDGQVKYSVTCYYAKRFEALRRMCCPSEMDFVRSLSRCKKWGAQGGKSNVFFAKTLDDRFIIKQVTKTELESFIKFAPAYFKYISESIGTGSPTCLAKILGIYQVTAKHVKGGKETKKDLLIMENLLYGRKVTRLYDLKGSSRSRYNPDSSGSNQVLLDQNLIEAMRTSPIFVGNKAKRLLERAVWNDTSFLALVDVMDYSLLVGVDEEKHELVLGIIDFMRQYTWDKHLETWVKASGILGGPKNESPTVISPKQYKKRFRKAMTTYFLMVPDQWSPATIIPSRSQSDLQEEDAQMALQ, from the exons ATGGATGCCCCAGACAAGACCTTCTCTGAGTTTTTTGCCATCATCAAGTCGTGGATTCCTTGGCGATCTGAACCAGCTAACGTGTCGAGAGACTTTTGGATGCCCGATCAAAGCTGTAGGGTTTGCTACGATTGTGATTCCCAGTTTAACATTATCAATCGCAGACACCATTGTCGACTTTGTGGCAGAGTTTTCTGTGGCAAGTGTACAGCCAATTCAGTTCCTGCCACGTCAACTGACTACAAGGCATCCTGCGACGAGTGGGAGAGGATTCGGGTGTGTAACTATTGCTTCAAGCAATGGGAGCAAAACCTAGAAAGCACTAATAATGGGGATGAATTACCTAACCAGGATTTTAGTCCCTCACCATCAGCAACAAGTTTTGTCAGCAGCAAATCTGTTAACACTACCAATAGCGGCAGTATTACTCTTGGCTCAATGTCACAATCTCTCGAGCCTTATCGTTTTGTTCGGCAGAGTTCTGATCTGAGCTCAAACCAGCTATCCATGGTGGAAGAGTGTGCAGATAGGCAAGGTGTGGTAACATCaggaaaatgcaaaaatgatgtaGTAGATTTTGCAAATCATGGGGCTCCATATCCAAACCATTATGGATTTTCAATGAACAG GAGTGATGACGATGAAGATCAGCATGATTTATACCAATCCGACTCTGAGACAAGGCACTTGCCGGTGGAGAATCACACTGACAGTCAAGTTAATCTCCACGGGTTAGGCAATACTGCAGATTCGTATGAGGTGGATCTTCATCGAGTGCAAGTTGAAACGGAAGGTTCAAGTGTCTCCCCTCTGCATGAAAGTTTTGATTCACAGGGATCAAATGAAGTCCCACAGCTTCATAAAAAGGATGAGCATTTAATTAGTGATGAATGTGAGGTAGAGTCCTCCTTATATCCTGCGGAAGATGTTACTTCCGACGCTGTGGATTTTGAGAATAATGGCCTTCTTTGGCTTCCTCCTGAaccagaagatgaagaagatgagaagGAACGTCTTCtgtttgatgatgatgatgatgatgagggagATGCCGCAGGAGAGTGGGGATATCTACATACCTCTGGCAGTTTTGGAAGCGGTGAGTATCGCGCTAAAGATCGATCAGGTGAGGAGCACAAGAAAGTCATGAAGGACGTGGTTTACGGGCATTTTAGAGCTTTGATAGCTCAGCTACTGCAGGTAGAGAACCTTCATACGGACGAGGAAAACAGTGAAGATGGTTGGTTGGAGATAATTTCATCTCTGTCATGGGAGGCTGCAACACTGTTAAAGCCTGATATGAGCAAAACCGGAGGAATGGACCCTGGGGGATATGTGAAAGTAAAATGCATAGCATCTGGACATCGCCGTCAGAG TATGGTGGTGAAAGGAGTTGTATGTAAGAAAAATGTTGCCCATCGAAGGATGacctcaaaaattgaaaagccCCGCATTTTGATTCTTGGAGGAGCTCTCGAGTATCAACGAGTCTCTAACCTCTTGTCAAGTTTTGATACTCTCCTGCGACAG GAAATGGAATATCTAAAGATGGCAGTTGCAAAGATAGATGCACAACACCCTGATGTTCTTTTGGTCGAGAACTCAGTTTCTCGGTATGCACTGGAGTACTTGCTTGCAAAAGACATATCCCTCGTTCTTAATATCAAGAGACCACTGTTAGAACGCATAGCCCGCTGCATAGGCGCTCAGATAATTCCTTCTATCGATAGTTTGTCAGCACAGAAGTTGGGCTATTGTGATAAATTTCACGTGGAGAGGTTCTTGGAAGAGCCTGATACTGCAGGACAAGGAGGGAAAAAACTGACAAAGACGCTCATGTACTTTGAAGGCTGTCCAAAGCCACTGGGTTTCACT ATTTTACTGAGAGGTGCTAATGGAGATGAGCTGAAGAAAGTTAAGCATGTGGTCCAGTACGGAGTTTTTGCTGCTTATCATTTGGCATTGGAGACATCCTTCCTTGCTGATGAGAGAGCTTCCCTACCAGAACTTCCACTGAAATCCCCTATTACCGTGGCACTTCCTGATAAGTCATTAAGCATAGAAAGGTCAATATCAACAATACCTGGTTTCATGGTCCCTTCAAATGAGAAGCCTCAAGGTTCTGAAGCTGGTGCTGAACCCCACCGATCAAACAGTGTCCCTTCCTCTATTGTGTCGCCATTGACAAGTGGTAGCACTGCTAAAAATCTGGAGATGGCGTTTTCAGCTTGTTTTGCTGATGGTTCTGGCAATCTCTCTGCAAATCTCATCAACTCCATTAATTCATTTATGTCTGCTCCTTCCTGGAGGAAAGTTGATTCTGATAGTCATGACAGCCTGTTTACACTTTATGGTGTATCTGGGATTCCTGAGCAAACAATCTCCGAGGAAAGCAGTGCTTCCAACATTGACCATCCTGTACAGGGTGATCACCTCA CAGATGCGCCGCCAATACGTGATATGGAAAGTGCATTGCTGCAACAGGAAAATAAAAACCTTGTGGTTGAATCTGGTACTTCGAAGGAAGAGTTTCCTCCATCACCTTCTGACCATCAGAGCATTTTGGTCTCCTTGTCATCACGGTGTGTATGGAAGGGTACTGTATGTGAAAGATCGCATCTCTTCAGAATCAAATACTATGGCAGCTTTGATAAACCTCTGGGCCGATTTTTACGAGATCATTTATTTGATCAG AATTATCGATGCGATCAATGTGAGATGCCGTCAGAAGCACATATTCAATGCTACACTCATCGACAGGGCACCCTCACTATATCTGTTAAGAAGCTACCGGAAATCCTTTTACCTGGTGAAAGGGATGGAAAGATCTGGATGTGGCACCGCTGCCTGCAATGTCCACGGTCTAATGGTTTCCCTCCAGCTACTCGAAGAGTGGTGATGTCAGATGCGGCTTGGGGTTTATCTTTTGGAAAGTTCTTGGAGCTCAGCTTTTCTAATCATGCAGCTGCTAGTAGGGTAGCAAGCTGTGGTCACTCTCTTCATAGAGATTGTCTTCGTTTCTATGG ATTTGGTAATATGGTCGCTTGCTTCCGGTACGCATCTATTGACGTTCACTCTGTTTATCTCCCACCTTCCAAACTGGATTTTAGCCGCGAGAATCAAGAGTGGATACAAAAAGAAGCGGATGAA GTGGTCGACCGGGCAGAGCTTCTCTTTTCGGAAGTACTAAATACACTTAGTCAATTTGAAGAGAAAAGATATATAGAGGGCCATGTTCCGAGTTCATCAGAATTAAGACGTCGAATTGTAGAGTTGGAGGGTATGTTACAACAGGAGAAGGCAGAATTTGAG GAATCGCTTCAAAAGACTTTGAAAAGGGACGTGACGAAGGGCCAAGATGTGATCGACATTCTGGAGATTAATCGTTTGCGGAGACGATTGCTTATCCAATCTTTTATTTGGGATCATCGCCTGGTTTATGTGTCTGGTTTGAGTAGCAATGCTGATGATGGTCTGAGAAGCTTGAGCTCAGAAGAAAAGGAGACTTCTTTTCATAAAGATGAGACACCTTCCGAGGTTAATGTGGGCCCCAAGGATGAAACAGTGGTTGGCAATTCTCAATCTTTCCGTTTGGATGACAGAAATACTAGTCTGGAAGGAGGATTTGAATGCCAAAGTGAGCAAAGTGGTGATGTCGGCCAAGATAATCAGATGGGTAAAAGTGCAAGTTCCAGAGAGCAAAAGCAAGCAGAAGTCCCTGCAAACACTAATGCCTCTGATCAATCTGAGTCTCTGGAAAGTGGGACAAATGTTCGCAGGACCCTATCTGAGGGGCAGTTTCCTACACCGCACAATTTGTCAGAGACCTTGGACGCTGCATGGACTggtaaaaatcaatcaaatatgGCAGTGAAAAAGGAGATCTCCTCTGTACGTTCTGATTCAGCCATAATTGATTCTTTGAAGGGAGAAGCAGTGGCTGAGGGGTTGGGTGTGAATGGCTATGCAGAGGACTTAAGCAAACTGAAGGTTTCCAATTCTTTGCCTCCTTTTTCATCACCCAAGGACTATGATGATGCGATTGAATCAGTTAGCTGGCTAGGAGTGCCTATAAGCATATACGGCTCTTTTAACAAGAATATCTTAGCAGGATCTCAAAAGCTCAATATGCTTGGAGAGTACCATCCTATCTATATTTCATCCTTTCGGGAGTCGGAACTAAATGGTGGAGCTCGGCTGCTTCTGCCTGTTGGAATCAATGACACTGTTGTTCCTGTTTATGATGATGAGCCGACTAGCATGATAGCTTATGCATTGGTATCATCAGATTATCATACTCAATTATGTGATGAGGCTGAAAGAGTAAAGGATGCCGAGCCCGTGGCTGCATTATCATCTTTGGATTCCATGAGTTTTCATTCGTTTCAGTCATTTGATGATATGACTTCTGAAAGTAGAAGTCTTGGTTCTGGAGAAGATAGCATGCTATCAGTGTCTGGGTCTCGTAGCTCCCTGGGCTTAGACATGCTATCATTTTCTGGGTCTCGCAGCTCCCAGGGCTTAGACCCACTATCATATACTAAAGCCTTGCATGCGAAGATCTCATTTTCAGATGATGGACAGGTGAAATATTCTGTAACTTGCTACTATGCAAAACGATTTGAAGCTTTAAGGAGGATGTGTTGCCCATCTGAGATGGATTTTGTAAGGTCCCTTAGTCGTTGTAAGAAGTGGGGAGCACAAGGTGGAAAGAGCAATGTCTTCTTTGCTAAGACTTTGGATGATCGGTTTATCATCAAGCAAGTCACCAAGACAGAGCTAGAGTCATTTATCAAGTTCGCTCCTGCCTATTTCAAGTACAtctctgaatcaattggcacgGGGAGTCCAACATGCTTGGCAAAGATTCTTGGGATTTATCAG GTGACGGCAAAGCACGTCAAAGGAGGTAAAGAAACCAAGAAGGATCTCCTTATTATGGAGAATCTTCTCTATGGAAGGAAAGTGACTCGGCTTTATGACTTAAAAGGATCTTCTCGATCACGCTATAATCCTGACTCCAGTGGAAGCAACCAAGTTCTGCTGgatcaaaacttgattgaagCAATGCGAACTTCACCCATTTTTGTGGGAAATAAGGCGAAACGGTTGTTGGAAAGAGCTGTCTGGAACGACACTTCTTTTCTCgcg TTGGTGGATGTGATGGATTACTCGCTTCTGGTCGGAGTGGATGAGGAGAAGCATGAGTTAGTACTTGGGATCATTGATTTCATGCGTCAGTATACTTGGGACAAGCACCTTGAAACATGGGTCAAGGCTTCGGGCATTCTTGGCGGGCCAAAGAATGAATCTCCAACCGTAATTTCACCCAAGCAGTACAAGAAAAGATTCAGGAAAGCGATGACCACCTATTTCCTCATGGTCCCAGATCAGTGGTCACCTGCAACTATCATCCCAAGTAGATCGCAGTCCGATTTACAGGAGGAAGACGCACAGATGGCCCTTCAGTGA
- the LOC115744685 gene encoding 1-phosphatidylinositol-3-phosphate 5-kinase FAB1B isoform X1 — MDAPDKTFSEFFAIIKSWIPWRSEPANVSRDFWMPDQSCRVCYDCDSQFNIINRRHHCRLCGRVFCGKCTANSVPATSTDYKASCDEWERIRVCNYCFKQWEQNLESTNNGDELPNQDFSPSPSATSFVSSKSVNTTNSGSITLGSMSQSLEPYRFVRQSSDLSSNQLSMVEECADRQGVVTSGKCKNDVVDFANHGAPYPNHYGFSMNRSDDDEDQHDLYQSDSETRHLPVENHTDSQVNLHGLGNTADSYEVDLHRVQVETEGSSVSPLHESFDSQGSNEVPQLHKKDEHLISDECEVESSLYPAEDVTSDAVDFENNGLLWLPPEPEDEEDEKERLLFDDDDDDEGDAAGEWGYLHTSGSFGSGEYRAKDRSGEEHKKVMKDVVYGHFRALIAQLLQVENLHTDEENSEDGWLEIISSLSWEAATLLKPDMSKTGGMDPGGYVKVKCIASGHRRQSMVVKGVVCKKNVAHRRMTSKIEKPRILILGGALEYQRVSNLLSSFDTLLRQEMEYLKMAVAKIDAQHPDVLLVENSVSRYALEYLLAKDISLVLNIKRPLLERIARCIGAQIIPSIDSLSAQKLGYCDKFHVERFLEEPDTAGQGGKKLTKTLMYFEGCPKPLGFTILLRGANGDELKKVKHVVQYGVFAAYHLALETSFLADERASLPELPLKSPITVALPDKSLSIERSISTIPGFMVPSNEKPQGSEAGAEPHRSNSVPSSIVSPLTSGSTAKNLEMAFSACFADGSGNLSANLINSINSFMSAPSWRKVDSDSHDSLFTLYGVSGIPEQTISEESSASNIDHPVQGDHLSANIFGPLDTVVRDSMSNDAQADNFATDAPPIRDMESALLQQENKNLVVESGTSKEEFPPSPSDHQSILVSLSSRCVWKGTVCERSHLFRIKYYGSFDKPLGRFLRDHLFDQNYRCDQCEMPSEAHIQCYTHRQGTLTISVKKLPEILLPGERDGKIWMWHRCLQCPRSNGFPPATRRVVMSDAAWGLSFGKFLELSFSNHAAASRVASCGHSLHRDCLRFYGFGNMVACFRYASIDVHSVYLPPSKLDFSRENQEWIQKEADEVVDRAELLFSEVLNTLSQFEEKRYIEGHVPSSSELRRRIVELEGMLQQEKAEFEESLQKTLKRDVTKGQDVIDILEINRLRRRLLIQSFIWDHRLVYVSGLSSNADDGLRSLSSEEKETSFHKDETPSEVNVGPKDETVVGNSQSFRLDDRNTSLEGGFECQSEQSGDVGQDNQMGKSASSREQKQAEVPANTNASDQSESLESGTNVRRTLSEGQFPTPHNLSETLDAAWTGKNQSNMAVKKEISSVRSDSAIIDSLKGEAVAEGLGVNGYAEDLSKLKVSNSLPPFSSPKDYDDAIESVSWLGVPISIYGSFNKNILAGSQKLNMLGEYHPIYISSFRESELNGGARLLLPVGINDTVVPVYDDEPTSMIAYALVSSDYHTQLCDEAERVKDAEPVAALSSLDSMSFHSFQSFDDMTSESRSLGSGEDSMLSVSGSRSSLGLDMLSFSGSRSSQGLDPLSYTKALHAKISFSDDGQVKYSVTCYYAKRFEALRRMCCPSEMDFVRSLSRCKKWGAQGGKSNVFFAKTLDDRFIIKQVTKTELESFIKFAPAYFKYISESIGTGSPTCLAKILGIYQVTAKHVKGGKETKKDLLIMENLLYGRKVTRLYDLKGSSRSRYNPDSSGSNQVLLDQNLIEAMRTSPIFVGNKAKRLLERAVWNDTSFLALVDVMDYSLLVGVDEEKHELVLGIIDFMRQYTWDKHLETWVKASGILGGPKNESPTVISPKQYKKRFRKAMTTYFLMVPDQWSPATIIPSRSQSDLQEEDAQMALQ; from the exons ATGGATGCCCCAGACAAGACCTTCTCTGAGTTTTTTGCCATCATCAAGTCGTGGATTCCTTGGCGATCTGAACCAGCTAACGTGTCGAGAGACTTTTGGATGCCCGATCAAAGCTGTAGGGTTTGCTACGATTGTGATTCCCAGTTTAACATTATCAATCGCAGACACCATTGTCGACTTTGTGGCAGAGTTTTCTGTGGCAAGTGTACAGCCAATTCAGTTCCTGCCACGTCAACTGACTACAAGGCATCCTGCGACGAGTGGGAGAGGATTCGGGTGTGTAACTATTGCTTCAAGCAATGGGAGCAAAACCTAGAAAGCACTAATAATGGGGATGAATTACCTAACCAGGATTTTAGTCCCTCACCATCAGCAACAAGTTTTGTCAGCAGCAAATCTGTTAACACTACCAATAGCGGCAGTATTACTCTTGGCTCAATGTCACAATCTCTCGAGCCTTATCGTTTTGTTCGGCAGAGTTCTGATCTGAGCTCAAACCAGCTATCCATGGTGGAAGAGTGTGCAGATAGGCAAGGTGTGGTAACATCaggaaaatgcaaaaatgatgtaGTAGATTTTGCAAATCATGGGGCTCCATATCCAAACCATTATGGATTTTCAATGAACAG GAGTGATGACGATGAAGATCAGCATGATTTATACCAATCCGACTCTGAGACAAGGCACTTGCCGGTGGAGAATCACACTGACAGTCAAGTTAATCTCCACGGGTTAGGCAATACTGCAGATTCGTATGAGGTGGATCTTCATCGAGTGCAAGTTGAAACGGAAGGTTCAAGTGTCTCCCCTCTGCATGAAAGTTTTGATTCACAGGGATCAAATGAAGTCCCACAGCTTCATAAAAAGGATGAGCATTTAATTAGTGATGAATGTGAGGTAGAGTCCTCCTTATATCCTGCGGAAGATGTTACTTCCGACGCTGTGGATTTTGAGAATAATGGCCTTCTTTGGCTTCCTCCTGAaccagaagatgaagaagatgagaagGAACGTCTTCtgtttgatgatgatgatgatgatgagggagATGCCGCAGGAGAGTGGGGATATCTACATACCTCTGGCAGTTTTGGAAGCGGTGAGTATCGCGCTAAAGATCGATCAGGTGAGGAGCACAAGAAAGTCATGAAGGACGTGGTTTACGGGCATTTTAGAGCTTTGATAGCTCAGCTACTGCAGGTAGAGAACCTTCATACGGACGAGGAAAACAGTGAAGATGGTTGGTTGGAGATAATTTCATCTCTGTCATGGGAGGCTGCAACACTGTTAAAGCCTGATATGAGCAAAACCGGAGGAATGGACCCTGGGGGATATGTGAAAGTAAAATGCATAGCATCTGGACATCGCCGTCAGAG TATGGTGGTGAAAGGAGTTGTATGTAAGAAAAATGTTGCCCATCGAAGGATGacctcaaaaattgaaaagccCCGCATTTTGATTCTTGGAGGAGCTCTCGAGTATCAACGAGTCTCTAACCTCTTGTCAAGTTTTGATACTCTCCTGCGACAG GAAATGGAATATCTAAAGATGGCAGTTGCAAAGATAGATGCACAACACCCTGATGTTCTTTTGGTCGAGAACTCAGTTTCTCGGTATGCACTGGAGTACTTGCTTGCAAAAGACATATCCCTCGTTCTTAATATCAAGAGACCACTGTTAGAACGCATAGCCCGCTGCATAGGCGCTCAGATAATTCCTTCTATCGATAGTTTGTCAGCACAGAAGTTGGGCTATTGTGATAAATTTCACGTGGAGAGGTTCTTGGAAGAGCCTGATACTGCAGGACAAGGAGGGAAAAAACTGACAAAGACGCTCATGTACTTTGAAGGCTGTCCAAAGCCACTGGGTTTCACT ATTTTACTGAGAGGTGCTAATGGAGATGAGCTGAAGAAAGTTAAGCATGTGGTCCAGTACGGAGTTTTTGCTGCTTATCATTTGGCATTGGAGACATCCTTCCTTGCTGATGAGAGAGCTTCCCTACCAGAACTTCCACTGAAATCCCCTATTACCGTGGCACTTCCTGATAAGTCATTAAGCATAGAAAGGTCAATATCAACAATACCTGGTTTCATGGTCCCTTCAAATGAGAAGCCTCAAGGTTCTGAAGCTGGTGCTGAACCCCACCGATCAAACAGTGTCCCTTCCTCTATTGTGTCGCCATTGACAAGTGGTAGCACTGCTAAAAATCTGGAGATGGCGTTTTCAGCTTGTTTTGCTGATGGTTCTGGCAATCTCTCTGCAAATCTCATCAACTCCATTAATTCATTTATGTCTGCTCCTTCCTGGAGGAAAGTTGATTCTGATAGTCATGACAGCCTGTTTACACTTTATGGTGTATCTGGGATTCCTGAGCAAACAATCTCCGAGGAAAGCAGTGCTTCCAACATTGACCATCCTGTACAGGGTGATCACCTCAGTGCTAACATTTTTGGGCCTTTAGATACGGTGGTTAGAGATTCTATGTCAAACGATGCCCAAGCGGACAATTTTGCAACAGATGCGCCGCCAATACGTGATATGGAAAGTGCATTGCTGCAACAGGAAAATAAAAACCTTGTGGTTGAATCTGGTACTTCGAAGGAAGAGTTTCCTCCATCACCTTCTGACCATCAGAGCATTTTGGTCTCCTTGTCATCACGGTGTGTATGGAAGGGTACTGTATGTGAAAGATCGCATCTCTTCAGAATCAAATACTATGGCAGCTTTGATAAACCTCTGGGCCGATTTTTACGAGATCATTTATTTGATCAG AATTATCGATGCGATCAATGTGAGATGCCGTCAGAAGCACATATTCAATGCTACACTCATCGACAGGGCACCCTCACTATATCTGTTAAGAAGCTACCGGAAATCCTTTTACCTGGTGAAAGGGATGGAAAGATCTGGATGTGGCACCGCTGCCTGCAATGTCCACGGTCTAATGGTTTCCCTCCAGCTACTCGAAGAGTGGTGATGTCAGATGCGGCTTGGGGTTTATCTTTTGGAAAGTTCTTGGAGCTCAGCTTTTCTAATCATGCAGCTGCTAGTAGGGTAGCAAGCTGTGGTCACTCTCTTCATAGAGATTGTCTTCGTTTCTATGG ATTTGGTAATATGGTCGCTTGCTTCCGGTACGCATCTATTGACGTTCACTCTGTTTATCTCCCACCTTCCAAACTGGATTTTAGCCGCGAGAATCAAGAGTGGATACAAAAAGAAGCGGATGAA GTGGTCGACCGGGCAGAGCTTCTCTTTTCGGAAGTACTAAATACACTTAGTCAATTTGAAGAGAAAAGATATATAGAGGGCCATGTTCCGAGTTCATCAGAATTAAGACGTCGAATTGTAGAGTTGGAGGGTATGTTACAACAGGAGAAGGCAGAATTTGAG GAATCGCTTCAAAAGACTTTGAAAAGGGACGTGACGAAGGGCCAAGATGTGATCGACATTCTGGAGATTAATCGTTTGCGGAGACGATTGCTTATCCAATCTTTTATTTGGGATCATCGCCTGGTTTATGTGTCTGGTTTGAGTAGCAATGCTGATGATGGTCTGAGAAGCTTGAGCTCAGAAGAAAAGGAGACTTCTTTTCATAAAGATGAGACACCTTCCGAGGTTAATGTGGGCCCCAAGGATGAAACAGTGGTTGGCAATTCTCAATCTTTCCGTTTGGATGACAGAAATACTAGTCTGGAAGGAGGATTTGAATGCCAAAGTGAGCAAAGTGGTGATGTCGGCCAAGATAATCAGATGGGTAAAAGTGCAAGTTCCAGAGAGCAAAAGCAAGCAGAAGTCCCTGCAAACACTAATGCCTCTGATCAATCTGAGTCTCTGGAAAGTGGGACAAATGTTCGCAGGACCCTATCTGAGGGGCAGTTTCCTACACCGCACAATTTGTCAGAGACCTTGGACGCTGCATGGACTggtaaaaatcaatcaaatatgGCAGTGAAAAAGGAGATCTCCTCTGTACGTTCTGATTCAGCCATAATTGATTCTTTGAAGGGAGAAGCAGTGGCTGAGGGGTTGGGTGTGAATGGCTATGCAGAGGACTTAAGCAAACTGAAGGTTTCCAATTCTTTGCCTCCTTTTTCATCACCCAAGGACTATGATGATGCGATTGAATCAGTTAGCTGGCTAGGAGTGCCTATAAGCATATACGGCTCTTTTAACAAGAATATCTTAGCAGGATCTCAAAAGCTCAATATGCTTGGAGAGTACCATCCTATCTATATTTCATCCTTTCGGGAGTCGGAACTAAATGGTGGAGCTCGGCTGCTTCTGCCTGTTGGAATCAATGACACTGTTGTTCCTGTTTATGATGATGAGCCGACTAGCATGATAGCTTATGCATTGGTATCATCAGATTATCATACTCAATTATGTGATGAGGCTGAAAGAGTAAAGGATGCCGAGCCCGTGGCTGCATTATCATCTTTGGATTCCATGAGTTTTCATTCGTTTCAGTCATTTGATGATATGACTTCTGAAAGTAGAAGTCTTGGTTCTGGAGAAGATAGCATGCTATCAGTGTCTGGGTCTCGTAGCTCCCTGGGCTTAGACATGCTATCATTTTCTGGGTCTCGCAGCTCCCAGGGCTTAGACCCACTATCATATACTAAAGCCTTGCATGCGAAGATCTCATTTTCAGATGATGGACAGGTGAAATATTCTGTAACTTGCTACTATGCAAAACGATTTGAAGCTTTAAGGAGGATGTGTTGCCCATCTGAGATGGATTTTGTAAGGTCCCTTAGTCGTTGTAAGAAGTGGGGAGCACAAGGTGGAAAGAGCAATGTCTTCTTTGCTAAGACTTTGGATGATCGGTTTATCATCAAGCAAGTCACCAAGACAGAGCTAGAGTCATTTATCAAGTTCGCTCCTGCCTATTTCAAGTACAtctctgaatcaattggcacgGGGAGTCCAACATGCTTGGCAAAGATTCTTGGGATTTATCAG GTGACGGCAAAGCACGTCAAAGGAGGTAAAGAAACCAAGAAGGATCTCCTTATTATGGAGAATCTTCTCTATGGAAGGAAAGTGACTCGGCTTTATGACTTAAAAGGATCTTCTCGATCACGCTATAATCCTGACTCCAGTGGAAGCAACCAAGTTCTGCTGgatcaaaacttgattgaagCAATGCGAACTTCACCCATTTTTGTGGGAAATAAGGCGAAACGGTTGTTGGAAAGAGCTGTCTGGAACGACACTTCTTTTCTCgcg TTGGTGGATGTGATGGATTACTCGCTTCTGGTCGGAGTGGATGAGGAGAAGCATGAGTTAGTACTTGGGATCATTGATTTCATGCGTCAGTATACTTGGGACAAGCACCTTGAAACATGGGTCAAGGCTTCGGGCATTCTTGGCGGGCCAAAGAATGAATCTCCAACCGTAATTTCACCCAAGCAGTACAAGAAAAGATTCAGGAAAGCGATGACCACCTATTTCCTCATGGTCCCAGATCAGTGGTCACCTGCAACTATCATCCCAAGTAGATCGCAGTCCGATTTACAGGAGGAAGACGCACAGATGGCCCTTCAGTGA